The following coding sequences are from one Streptomyces sp. NBC_01232 window:
- a CDS encoding alpha/beta hydrolase-fold protein: protein MGLETAFAAFGLPGEPGSEEFWAAAGAPASVPADEDGDGDDGRGGWVTLFLWRGSPATIVFESWSDEVPLRRWDVTDCWYAEVRMPARLRVTYRFVADGTAYADPLNPAGAGGDRSMAATPDAPAQPHWPVIGADDVLPVPRTRIRWASERLGGRRTVRVHPAGGGGPVVLLLDGDDWLYLHPAMTAFDSAVAEGEMPPVTLVFLPTRDREAEFGCRPQLWEAVRDELLPLVAESGVPADPDRLVIAGQSLGALSAVYAALEFPDLVSRVACQSASLWWAPDAVKAADPLGGPAGGTIAARLREARPDLSGLRIAFDVGEHETRMLPHCEAVETLTERAGATVRVSRSASGHDRAGWRHALVRDIAWALG from the coding sequence ATGGGCCTGGAGACCGCCTTCGCCGCATTCGGGCTGCCCGGCGAACCGGGGTCCGAGGAGTTCTGGGCGGCGGCCGGAGCGCCCGCGTCCGTGCCCGCCGACGAAGACGGAGACGGAGACGACGGCCGCGGTGGCTGGGTGACCCTGTTCCTGTGGCGCGGCTCCCCCGCCACGATCGTCTTCGAGAGCTGGTCGGACGAGGTACCCCTGCGCCGCTGGGACGTGACGGACTGCTGGTACGCCGAGGTACGCATGCCCGCGCGGCTGCGCGTGACCTACCGTTTCGTCGCGGACGGCACGGCGTACGCGGACCCGCTGAACCCGGCCGGTGCGGGCGGCGACCGGTCGATGGCCGCCACCCCGGACGCCCCGGCCCAGCCGCACTGGCCGGTCATCGGCGCGGACGACGTACTGCCCGTCCCGCGGACCCGGATCCGCTGGGCGAGCGAGCGGCTCGGCGGGCGGCGGACCGTACGGGTCCATCCCGCGGGCGGCGGCGGACCGGTGGTGCTGCTGCTCGACGGGGACGACTGGCTGTATCTGCACCCGGCGATGACCGCCTTCGACTCCGCCGTCGCCGAGGGCGAGATGCCGCCCGTCACCCTGGTGTTCCTGCCGACCAGGGACCGGGAGGCCGAATTCGGCTGCCGGCCGCAGCTGTGGGAGGCGGTCCGGGACGAACTGCTGCCCCTGGTGGCGGAGTCCGGCGTGCCCGCGGACCCGGACCGCCTTGTGATCGCCGGGCAGAGCCTCGGCGCGCTGAGCGCGGTGTACGCGGCGCTGGAGTTCCCGGACCTGGTGTCGCGGGTCGCCTGCCAGTCGGCGTCACTGTGGTGGGCGCCCGACGCCGTGAAGGCTGCGGACCCCCTGGGCGGACCGGCGGGCGGCACGATCGCCGCCCGCCTGCGGGAGGCGCGTCCCGACCTGTCCGGGCTGCGGATCGCCTTCGACGTCGGGGAGCACGAGACGCGGATGCTGCCCCACTGCGAGGCGGTCGAGACCCTGACCGAACGGGCGGGCGCGACCGTGCGGGTCTCCCGGTCGGCGTCGGGCCACGACCGTGCGGGCTGGCGCCACGCCCTGGTCCGCGACATCGCCTGGGCGCTCGGCTAG
- a CDS encoding ABC transporter ATP-binding protein, with the protein MKTPDTQRPRPGSDILRTALRRNVGAMTWGTVLMGLYQAGETAFPIALGLIVEHTMQDRSPGALALSIGALAVIITTVSLSWRFGMRILQKANTTEAHRWRVQVADCGLQPVARDAGLKSGEVLTIATEDADQTADIIEVVPLLISSLVAVLVAAVALGLADIRLGLLVIVGTALILSILSVMSKRIGSSTREQQARVARAGAKVADLITGLRPLHGFGGNHAAFRSYRRVSTEAKHQAITVAGVNGAYAGTAAALNAALAVGVTLTAGWLAFNGRITVGELVMAVGLAQFIMEPLKMFSDMPKYVMMARASAERMALVLVAPPVATPGPERPAAGGVLEIDCVRYGTLHELKFQVPAGEFVAIAAYQPRAAADLAAILALKVPPKAYEGAVRVSGEELAALSIEAVREHMLVNPYDGEIFAGTLRTNIDPSGTSRTVAEAVAASMLTDVVALHREGLDHGVRDRGANLSGGQRQRLSLARALAADSDILVLHDPTTAVDAVTEQLIARNIAELRRGRTTVVITSSPALLDAADRVLVLDEGVITAEDTHRNLLAGDAEYCLAVAR; encoded by the coding sequence ATGAAAACTCCTGACACGCAGCGGCCCCGACCGGGGTCCGACATCCTCCGGACGGCCCTGCGCCGCAACGTCGGCGCCATGACCTGGGGCACCGTCCTCATGGGTCTCTACCAGGCCGGTGAGACCGCCTTCCCCATCGCACTCGGCCTGATCGTCGAGCACACGATGCAGGACCGCAGCCCCGGGGCGCTCGCCCTCTCGATCGGCGCCCTGGCCGTGATCATCACGACCGTGTCCCTGTCGTGGCGGTTCGGCATGCGCATCCTGCAGAAGGCCAACACGACCGAGGCGCACCGCTGGCGGGTGCAGGTCGCCGACTGCGGCCTGCAGCCGGTCGCCCGGGACGCCGGCCTCAAGTCCGGCGAGGTGCTGACCATCGCCACCGAGGACGCCGACCAGACGGCCGACATCATCGAAGTGGTGCCTCTGCTCATCAGCTCCCTGGTCGCGGTGCTGGTCGCGGCGGTCGCGCTCGGCCTGGCAGACATCCGGCTCGGCCTGCTGGTGATCGTGGGAACCGCCCTGATCCTGTCGATCCTGAGCGTGATGTCCAAGCGGATCGGCTCCAGCACCCGGGAACAGCAGGCCCGGGTGGCCCGCGCGGGCGCCAAGGTGGCCGACCTCATCACGGGCCTGCGCCCGCTGCACGGCTTCGGCGGCAACCACGCGGCCTTCCGCTCCTACCGCAGGGTCAGCACGGAGGCGAAGCACCAGGCGATCACCGTGGCCGGGGTGAACGGCGCGTACGCGGGCACCGCGGCGGCCCTCAACGCGGCGCTCGCCGTGGGCGTGACCCTGACGGCGGGCTGGCTGGCCTTCAACGGCCGGATCACGGTCGGGGAGCTCGTCATGGCCGTGGGGCTCGCCCAATTCATCATGGAACCGCTGAAGATGTTCTCGGACATGCCCAAGTACGTGATGATGGCCCGCGCGTCGGCCGAGCGGATGGCGCTGGTGCTGGTTGCGCCACCGGTGGCGACCCCCGGCCCGGAACGTCCGGCCGCGGGCGGTGTCCTGGAGATCGACTGCGTCCGGTACGGGACCCTGCACGAGCTGAAGTTCCAGGTGCCGGCGGGCGAGTTCGTGGCGATCGCCGCCTACCAGCCGCGCGCGGCGGCCGACCTCGCCGCGATCCTGGCCCTGAAGGTCCCGCCGAAGGCGTACGAGGGAGCGGTGCGGGTCAGCGGGGAGGAGCTGGCCGCTCTGTCGATCGAGGCGGTCCGCGAGCACATGCTGGTCAACCCGTACGACGGGGAGATCTTCGCGGGCACCCTGCGTACGAACATCGATCCGTCGGGCACCAGCCGCACGGTCGCCGAGGCCGTCGCGGCGTCCATGCTGACCGACGTCGTCGCCCTCCACCGCGAGGGACTCGACCACGGCGTCCGCGACCGCGGCGCGAACCTCTCCGGCGGACAGCGCCAACGGCTGTCCCTGGCCCGCGCCCTGGCTGCCGACAGCGACATCCTCGTCCTGCACGATCCGACCACGGCCGTCGACGCGGTCACCGAGCAGCTCATCGCACGCAACATCGCGGAGCTGCGCCGGGGCCGCACCACCGTCGTGATCACCAGCAGCCCGGCCCTCCTGGACGCCGCCGACCGTGTCCTCGTCCTGGACGAGGGCGTGATCACGGCCGAGGACACCCACCGCAACCTCCTCGCGGGAGACGCGGAGTACTGCCTGGCGGTGGCCCGCTGA